The following coding sequences lie in one Prochlorococcus marinus XMU1411 genomic window:
- a CDS encoding glycosyltransferase family 2 protein, translating to MSKGFYKNRRLKSFIFLGACFLVAFIPHAYNIASFFYLILTLSFVIVLYGLIVISRNFKRNYLLNTVSRRLSNKELPVLDILVAARDEENVIARLVERLFSLDYPTNKLNIYIIDDGSSDKTPLILDRLSRQYDQLKVVTRSPNAGGGKSGALNYALKFTYGEWLLVLDADAELKQDSLIRLFSFVKEGDWSAVQLRKSVTNESKNFLTSCQSMEMAMDAIFQYGRLSVAGVSELRGNGQLIKKETLLACGSFNEDTVTDDLDLSLRLLLSKSRIGILWDPPVMEEAVENLNALLAQRQRWAEGGLQRFFDYGDQLFTNKIDYLQKFDLTYFFILQYALPIISIFDLVFSIALLDSPIYWPISLTAFTLSGIAFWYGSSCKSEVPVLKKRNFLMVFVSVFYLSHWFLVIPWVTIKMSIFPKKILWRKTLHTGV from the coding sequence ATGAGTAAGGGTTTTTATAAAAATCGAAGATTAAAGTCGTTTATATTTCTTGGTGCTTGTTTTTTAGTAGCTTTTATTCCTCATGCTTACAATATCGCAAGTTTCTTTTACCTTATATTGACGCTTTCCTTTGTGATTGTTCTCTATGGATTAATAGTTATTTCTAGAAATTTTAAAAGGAACTACCTTTTAAATACTGTAAGCAGAAGACTTAGCAATAAAGAGTTACCTGTGCTTGATATTTTAGTCGCAGCAAGAGATGAGGAGAATGTTATAGCAAGACTAGTTGAAAGATTATTTAGTTTAGATTATCCAACAAATAAATTAAATATTTACATAATCGATGATGGCAGTTCTGATAAGACGCCTTTAATTTTAGATCGATTATCTAGACAATATGACCAGTTAAAAGTCGTAACTCGTTCTCCAAATGCAGGAGGAGGAAAGTCAGGAGCTTTGAATTATGCCTTGAAATTTACTTATGGGGAATGGTTATTAGTTTTGGATGCTGATGCTGAATTAAAACAAGATTCTTTGATAAGGTTATTTAGTTTTGTAAAAGAGGGTGATTGGTCTGCAGTTCAACTAAGAAAATCAGTAACTAATGAAAGTAAGAATTTTTTAACTTCTTGTCAGTCAATGGAGATGGCTATGGATGCAATCTTTCAATATGGAAGATTATCAGTTGCTGGAGTTTCTGAATTAAGGGGAAATGGCCAATTAATTAAGAAAGAAACATTATTGGCATGTGGTTCTTTTAATGAAGATACAGTTACAGATGATCTTGATTTGAGTTTAAGATTATTATTATCAAAATCTAGAATTGGAATCTTATGGGATCCTCCAGTCATGGAGGAGGCAGTTGAGAATTTAAATGCTTTATTAGCGCAAAGACAAAGATGGGCAGAGGGGGGTTTGCAAAGATTCTTTGATTATGGAGATCAATTATTCACTAATAAAATTGATTATTTGCAGAAATTTGATTTAACTTACTTTTTTATCTTGCAATATGCACTACCAATCATTTCTATTTTTGATTTAGTTTTCAGTATTGCTTTATTAGATTCACCAATTTACTGGCCTATTTCATTAACAGCTTTTACGTTATCTGGAATTGCTTTTTGGTACGGTTCTTCTTGTAAAAGCGAAGTCCCTGTATTGAAAAAAAGAAATTTTTTGATGGTATTTGTATCAGTTTTTTATTTATCACATTGGTTTTTAGTCATCCCTTGGGTAACAATAAAGATGTCTATTTTTCCCAAAAAGATACTCTGGAGAAAAACTCTTCATACTGGAGTTTAA